From a single Phacochoerus africanus isolate WHEZ1 chromosome 11, ROS_Pafr_v1, whole genome shotgun sequence genomic region:
- the SIDT2 gene encoding SID1 transmembrane family member 2 isoform X3: MNRLIKGTARKPCQCWSRKQSRLRPTLAACSFAWAYFSPSICSPSSWPVGRTGASLLGHPRVLADSFPGSSPYEGYNYGSFENGSGSTGSTDGLVDSAGPGDLTYSYQDRPLDPVGTRPRLDSMSSVEEDDYDTLADIDSDKNVIRTKQYLYVADLARKDKRVLRKKYQIYFWNIATIAVFYALPVVQLVITYQTVVNVTGNQDICYYNFLCAHPLGNLSAFNNILSNLGYILLGLLFLFIILQREINHNRALLRNDLYALECGIPKHFGLFYAMGTALMMEGLLSACYHVCPNYTNFQFDTSFMYMIAGLCMLKLYQKRHPDINASAYSAYACLAIVIFFSVLGVVFGKGNTAFWIVFSIIHIISTLLLSTQLYYMGRWKLDSGICRRILHVLYTDCIRQCSGPLYVDRMVLLVMGNIINWSLAAYGLIMRPNDFASYLLAIGICNLLLYFAFYIIMKLRSGERIKLIPLLCIICTSVVWGFALFFFFQGLSTWQKTPAESREHNRDCILLDFFDDHDIWHFLSSIAMFGSFLVLLTLDDDLDTVQRDKIYVF; the protein is encoded by the exons ctgaggcctacgtTGGCGGCGTGCTCTTTTGCCTGGGCATATTTCTCTCCTTCTATCTGCTCACCATCCTCCTGGCCTGTTGGGAGAACTGGAG CTTCTCTCCTTG GTCACCCCCGGGTCCTGGCCGATTCCTTTCCTGGCAGCTCCCCGTACGAGGGCTACAACTACGGCTCCTTTG AGAATGGTTCTGGCTCCACTGGATCCACTGATGGTCTGGTTGACAGTGCGGGCCCCGGGGACCTGACCTACAGTTACCAGG ACCGTCCCCTGGACCCCGTGGGTACTCGGCCACGGCTGGACTCCATGAGCTCCGTGGAGGAGGACGACTATGACACATTGGCCGACATCGATTCAGACAAGAATGTCATTCGCACCAAG CAATACCTCTACGTGGCCGACCTGGCACGCAAGGACAAGCGCGTCCTGCGGAAAAAGTACCAGATCTACTTCTG gaaCATCGCCACCATTGCCGTCTTCTATGCTCTTCCCGTGGTGCAGCTGGTGATCACTTACCAGACG GTGGTGAATGTCACAGGGAACCAGGACATCTGCTACTACAACTTCCTCTGCGCCCACCCGCTGGGCAACCTCAG CGCCTTCAACAACATCCTCAGCAACCTGGGGTACATCCTGCTGGGGCTGCTCTTCCTGTTCATCATCCTGCAGCGGGAGATCAACCACAACCGGGCCCTGCTGCGCAACGACCTCTATGCCCTG GAATGTGGAATCCCCAAACACTTTGGTCTCTTCTACgccatgggcacggccctgaTGATGGAGGGGCTGCTTAGCGCCTGCTATCACGTCTGCCCCAACTATACCAATTTCCAGTTTG ACACGTCATTCATGTACATGATCGCGGGGCTCTGCATGCTGAAGCTCTACCAGAAGAGGCACCCCGACATCAACGCCAGTGCCTACAGCGCCTACGCCTGCTTGGCCATCGTCATCTTCTTCTCCGTGCTGGGCGTG GTCTTTGGCAAAGGGAACACCGCCTTCTGGATCGTCTTCTCCATCATTCACATCATTTCCACTCTGCTGCTCAGCACACAGCTCTATTACATGGGCCGCTGGAAGCTGG ACTCGGGCATCTGCCGTCGCATCCTCCACGTTCTCTACACGGACTGCATCCGGCAGTGCAGCGGGCCCCTCTACGTG gACCGCATGGTGCTGCTGGTTATGGGCAACATTATCAACTGGTCGCT GGCTGCCTACGGCCTCATCATGCGTCCCAATGATTTCGCCTCCTACTTGTTGGCCATTGGCATCTGCAACCTGCTTCTTTACTTTGCCTTCTACATTATAATGAAG CTCCGGAGCGGGGAGAGGATCAAGCTCATCCCCCTGCTTTGTATCATCTGCACGTCGGTGGTCTGGGGCTTtgccctcttcttcttcttccaggGACTCAGCACCTGGCAG AAAACCCCCGCAGAGTCAAGGGAGCACAACCGGGACTGCATCCTCCTGGACTTCTTCGACGACCACGACATCTGGCACTTTCTCTCCTCCATTGCCATGTTCGGGTCATTCCTG GTGTTGCTGACACTGGACGATGACCTGGACACCGTGCAGCGGGACAAGATCTATGTCTTTTAG
- the SIDT2 gene encoding SID1 transmembrane family member 2 isoform X4, translating into MNRLIKGTARKPCQCWSRKQSRLRPTLAACSFAWAYFSPSICSPSSWPVGRTGGHPRVLADSFPGSSPYEGYNYGSFENGSGSTGSTDGLVDSAGPGDLTYSYQDRPLDPVGTRPRLDSMSSVEEDDYDTLADIDSDKNVIRTKQYLYVADLARKDKRVLRKKYQIYFWNIATIAVFYALPVVQLVITYQTVVNVTGNQDICYYNFLCAHPLGNLSAFNNILSNLGYILLGLLFLFIILQREINHNRALLRNDLYALECGIPKHFGLFYAMGTALMMEGLLSACYHVCPNYTNFQFDTSFMYMIAGLCMLKLYQKRHPDINASAYSAYACLAIVIFFSVLGVVFGKGNTAFWIVFSIIHIISTLLLSTQLYYMGRWKLDSGICRRILHVLYTDCIRQCSGPLYVDRMVLLVMGNIINWSLAAYGLIMRPNDFASYLLAIGICNLLLYFAFYIIMKLRSGERIKLIPLLCIICTSVVWGFALFFFFQGLSTWQKTPAESREHNRDCILLDFFDDHDIWHFLSSIAMFGSFLVLLTLDDDLDTVQRDKIYVF; encoded by the exons ctgaggcctacgtTGGCGGCGTGCTCTTTTGCCTGGGCATATTTCTCTCCTTCTATCTGCTCACCATCCTCCTGGCCTGTTGGGAGAACTGGAG GTCACCCCCGGGTCCTGGCCGATTCCTTTCCTGGCAGCTCCCCGTACGAGGGCTACAACTACGGCTCCTTTG AGAATGGTTCTGGCTCCACTGGATCCACTGATGGTCTGGTTGACAGTGCGGGCCCCGGGGACCTGACCTACAGTTACCAGG ACCGTCCCCTGGACCCCGTGGGTACTCGGCCACGGCTGGACTCCATGAGCTCCGTGGAGGAGGACGACTATGACACATTGGCCGACATCGATTCAGACAAGAATGTCATTCGCACCAAG CAATACCTCTACGTGGCCGACCTGGCACGCAAGGACAAGCGCGTCCTGCGGAAAAAGTACCAGATCTACTTCTG gaaCATCGCCACCATTGCCGTCTTCTATGCTCTTCCCGTGGTGCAGCTGGTGATCACTTACCAGACG GTGGTGAATGTCACAGGGAACCAGGACATCTGCTACTACAACTTCCTCTGCGCCCACCCGCTGGGCAACCTCAG CGCCTTCAACAACATCCTCAGCAACCTGGGGTACATCCTGCTGGGGCTGCTCTTCCTGTTCATCATCCTGCAGCGGGAGATCAACCACAACCGGGCCCTGCTGCGCAACGACCTCTATGCCCTG GAATGTGGAATCCCCAAACACTTTGGTCTCTTCTACgccatgggcacggccctgaTGATGGAGGGGCTGCTTAGCGCCTGCTATCACGTCTGCCCCAACTATACCAATTTCCAGTTTG ACACGTCATTCATGTACATGATCGCGGGGCTCTGCATGCTGAAGCTCTACCAGAAGAGGCACCCCGACATCAACGCCAGTGCCTACAGCGCCTACGCCTGCTTGGCCATCGTCATCTTCTTCTCCGTGCTGGGCGTG GTCTTTGGCAAAGGGAACACCGCCTTCTGGATCGTCTTCTCCATCATTCACATCATTTCCACTCTGCTGCTCAGCACACAGCTCTATTACATGGGCCGCTGGAAGCTGG ACTCGGGCATCTGCCGTCGCATCCTCCACGTTCTCTACACGGACTGCATCCGGCAGTGCAGCGGGCCCCTCTACGTG gACCGCATGGTGCTGCTGGTTATGGGCAACATTATCAACTGGTCGCT GGCTGCCTACGGCCTCATCATGCGTCCCAATGATTTCGCCTCCTACTTGTTGGCCATTGGCATCTGCAACCTGCTTCTTTACTTTGCCTTCTACATTATAATGAAG CTCCGGAGCGGGGAGAGGATCAAGCTCATCCCCCTGCTTTGTATCATCTGCACGTCGGTGGTCTGGGGCTTtgccctcttcttcttcttccaggGACTCAGCACCTGGCAG AAAACCCCCGCAGAGTCAAGGGAGCACAACCGGGACTGCATCCTCCTGGACTTCTTCGACGACCACGACATCTGGCACTTTCTCTCCTCCATTGCCATGTTCGGGTCATTCCTG GTGTTGCTGACACTGGACGATGACCTGGACACCGTGCAGCGGGACAAGATCTATGTCTTTTAG